The Streptomyces seoulensis genome contains a region encoding:
- a CDS encoding HAD family hydrolase — MTAVLFDFSGTLFRVESTESWLRGALTATGITLPEPQLREKAAALEAAGALPGGAEPETVPDALAAAWDARDLGAGEHRAAFTGLSRQVPLPEESLHDVLYDRYMTPAAWNPYPDAGPVLRELKERGIAVGIVSNIGWDLRPVFREHGLDRYVDAYVLSYEHGMLKPDPRLFAVACAQLGADPRRTLMVGDNREADGGAAALGCRVHFVDHLPVDRRPDALLPLLDLVPEAELPSV; from the coding sequence ATGACCGCTGTGCTGTTCGACTTCTCGGGCACTCTGTTCCGTGTCGAGTCCACCGAGTCCTGGCTGCGGGGCGCCCTCACGGCGACCGGCATCACGCTGCCCGAGCCGCAACTCAGAGAGAAAGCAGCCGCGTTGGAGGCGGCGGGCGCGCTGCCGGGCGGCGCCGAACCGGAGACCGTACCGGACGCGCTTGCCGCGGCGTGGGACGCGCGGGACCTCGGCGCCGGGGAACACCGGGCCGCGTTCACGGGACTGTCCCGGCAGGTGCCGCTGCCCGAGGAGAGCCTGCACGACGTGCTGTACGACCGGTACATGACCCCCGCCGCGTGGAACCCGTACCCCGACGCGGGCCCCGTACTGCGGGAGTTGAAGGAGCGCGGGATCGCCGTCGGGATCGTCAGCAACATCGGCTGGGACCTGCGGCCGGTCTTCCGGGAGCACGGGCTGGACCGCTACGTGGACGCGTACGTGCTGTCGTACGAGCACGGGATGCTGAAGCCCGACCCCCGGCTGTTCGCCGTGGCCTGCGCGCAGTTGGGTGCCGATCCACGGCGGACGCTGATGGTCGGGGACAACAGGGAGGCCGACGGTGGTGCGGCCGCGCTCGGCTGCCGGGTGCACTTCGTGGATCACCTGCCGGTGGACCGGCGTCCGGACGCGTTGCTGCCCTTGCTGGATCTGGTGCCGGAAGCGGAACTGCCGTCCGTCTGA
- a CDS encoding phosphatase PAP2 family protein, translated as MHHQIPRTALLVTTVLALSSALLLTLVAIEWGPLFTLDEEIARTTHRWAVRQRGLTQTFRVLTDWVWDPVTMRLLCAGVALWLLWRAAAWWTALWLVLTCAVAAVVQQGVKAAVARPRPVWPDPVDSARYTAFPSGHVMTATVVCGLLLWLIHRHGVRGARWSAAVAVAVVSVVGVGVTRVWLGVHWFSDVLGGWLFGALVVAFAVLVDERRSRVRA; from the coding sequence ATGCACCACCAAATCCCCCGTACCGCCCTCCTCGTCACCACCGTCCTCGCCCTCTCCTCCGCCCTGCTCCTCACCCTGGTCGCGATCGAATGGGGCCCCCTCTTCACCCTCGACGAAGAGATCGCCCGCACCACCCACCGCTGGGCCGTGCGGCAGCGGGGCCTGACCCAGACCTTCCGGGTGCTGACCGACTGGGTGTGGGACCCGGTGACCATGCGGCTGCTGTGCGCCGGGGTCGCGTTGTGGCTGTTGTGGCGTGCGGCCGCGTGGTGGACGGCGTTGTGGCTGGTGCTCACCTGCGCGGTGGCGGCGGTGGTGCAGCAGGGGGTGAAGGCGGCCGTCGCCCGGCCCAGGCCGGTCTGGCCGGACCCCGTGGACAGTGCGCGGTACACCGCCTTCCCATCGGGGCACGTCATGACGGCCACCGTGGTGTGCGGGCTGTTGCTGTGGCTGATCCACCGTCACGGCGTACGCGGCGCCCGCTGGTCGGCGGCCGTCGCGGTGGCCGTCGTCTCGGTGGTGGGCGTCGGTGTCACGCGGGTGTGGCTGGGGGTGCACTGGTTCTCGGACGTGCTCGGGGGCTGGCTGTTCGGGGCCTTGGTGGTGGCCTTCGCCGTACTGGTCGATGAGCGCAGGAGTAGGGTCCGCGCATGA
- a CDS encoding M56 family metallopeptidase, producing MMVPVALLLLGILTSVAAPRLLARADWPDREPVVALWAWQCVVAAVLLCCALSMTLSAAAAWQAVRWQLFSGAPHGVVEAYALGAAGPWAAPTAVALACGGLWTLTMLAGEVLHARRHRRTRRAELRQRAPLLPGEGPGGWLVVLEGERPDAWWLPGTTPRLVVTTAALRRLKGSRLDALLAHEQGHARFRHDWLLHCSAALAGGFPQVPVFAAFRDEMHRLVELAADDTASRRFGRVTTALALVEMNEDRGVFGPSPTPHSQLPHRVDRLLTAPARLPAPHRLRLTATAALVPVIPVLVALVPGLRALH from the coding sequence ATGATGGTCCCCGTGGCACTGCTGCTGCTCGGCATCCTGACCTCCGTCGCCGCCCCGCGCCTGCTGGCCCGGGCCGACTGGCCGGACCGGGAGCCGGTGGTGGCGCTGTGGGCGTGGCAGTGCGTGGTGGCCGCCGTACTGCTGTGCTGCGCGCTGTCGATGACGCTGAGCGCGGCGGCGGCCTGGCAGGCGGTGCGCTGGCAGTTGTTCAGCGGGGCGCCGCACGGGGTCGTCGAGGCGTACGCCCTCGGCGCGGCCGGGCCCTGGGCCGCGCCCACCGCCGTGGCACTCGCCTGCGGAGGGCTGTGGACCCTGACGATGCTGGCAGGCGAGGTGCTGCACGCGAGGCGGCACCGACGGACCCGCCGGGCCGAACTCCGGCAGCGGGCACCCTTGTTGCCGGGCGAGGGGCCGGGCGGGTGGCTGGTGGTCCTGGAGGGCGAACGGCCGGACGCGTGGTGGCTGCCCGGAACCACCCCTCGGCTCGTCGTCACCACGGCCGCGCTCCGCCGCCTCAAGGGCAGCCGCTTGGACGCCCTGCTGGCCCACGAGCAGGGGCACGCCCGGTTCCGGCACGACTGGCTGCTGCACTGCTCGGCCGCCCTGGCCGGCGGCTTCCCCCAGGTCCCGGTCTTCGCCGCCTTCCGCGACGAGATGCACCGCCTGGTCGAACTGGCCGCCGACGACACCGCCTCCCGCCGCTTCGGCCGGGTGACGACGGCACTGGCCCTGGTCGAAATGAACGAGGACCGAGGCGTGTTCGGTCCCTCCCCCACCCCGCACTCCCAGCTCCCGCACCGCGTGGACCGCCTCCTCACAGCACCGGCCCGCCTCCCGGCCCCCCACCGCCTACGCCTGACGGCGACGGCCGCGCTGGTGCCGGTGATCCCGGTGTTGGTCGCTCTCGTTCCGGGGCTGCGGGCGTTGCATTAG
- a CDS encoding DUF5134 domain-containing protein encodes MHGPVSPAWLLVALCAATGAYCLLRMRSGVEEQRRAAGGEALMGFGMAAMAVPAAVFTPPRWVWPLYALVFGLAALRALWSARQSAHHLHHLLGSAAMVYMAVLMTAAPVSHHHTGGSGPAPVTGALLLYFTGYVLLTGARLVPATVRGGPGGVRWGDRPELSRVCRLSMGIGMLAMLLTM; translated from the coding sequence GTGCACGGACCGGTGTCACCGGCCTGGCTGCTGGTCGCGCTGTGCGCGGCGACCGGCGCCTACTGTCTGCTGCGGATGCGCAGCGGTGTCGAGGAGCAGCGGCGGGCGGCGGGCGGCGAGGCACTGATGGGCTTCGGAATGGCGGCGATGGCGGTGCCCGCCGCGGTGTTCACCCCGCCGCGCTGGGTGTGGCCGCTGTACGCCCTGGTGTTCGGGCTGGCCGCGTTGCGCGCGCTGTGGTCGGCCCGGCAGAGCGCCCACCACCTGCACCATCTGCTGGGCAGCGCGGCGATGGTGTACATGGCGGTGCTGATGACGGCCGCCCCGGTATCGCACCACCACACGGGCGGCTCCGGCCCGGCCCCGGTGACGGGCGCGCTGCTGCTGTACTTCACCGGCTATGTCCTGCTGACCGGAGCCCGCTTGGTGCCCGCCACCGTCCGGGGCGGACCGGGCGGGGTGCGGTGGGGCGACCGGCCCGAGCTGTCCCGGGTGTGCCGGCTGTCGATGGGGATAGGCATGCTGGCGATGCTTCTGACGATGTGA
- a CDS encoding FUSC family protein: MSSLHLRRLPLAQALRLQGPSAIWFKPALSVVVSAAPPNLLLLALGRLDLALYTMAGSLCALYAHHRPYPARARVLTGVVLGMTAGLGIALLASALTPGPVVLVIVGALLAAAQKTVCEATRVGPPGNVVVTFISSAALFVPQTPSQVPGHLALALAAGAWAWLVCMAPGALRPHGPERRAVAAALRAAATAQDDGHVRARTAAHNAWQTLRTPGTRPDPTRRALEHLLIHAEAAPADADQLRAWARALRGTGRVPEVPVPEGADAHADRRPGPDVTQRTGPQSLPGTARAPKRTAPERPDPRADPCPRPATKHRGPLHHLTPIATRTALGCALAGLAALALGVGRPYWALVTAASLFQANVTLTWSRGVQRVVGNVLGVLLFAALTPLTRLHPAALVVSVLACSFGAEALIARNYWLGTVCVTPMALLITEFTHLQDPGVLITQRVLDTLVGALAGLAAAVVVTNRRAGDRVTDAITAAEHARARTEHLLGHPDPAPHALPAARRALAAALTDLRATADTAQGEWWQRPFPAERLVLAEQAGHRTLAAAVRHRGAAPLKQD; this comes from the coding sequence ATGAGCAGCCTGCACCTCCGCCGTCTCCCCCTCGCCCAGGCGCTCCGCCTCCAGGGGCCCTCCGCCATCTGGTTCAAACCCGCGCTCAGCGTGGTCGTGTCGGCGGCCCCGCCCAACCTCCTCCTGCTGGCGCTCGGCCGCCTCGACCTGGCCCTCTACACGATGGCCGGGTCCCTGTGCGCGCTCTACGCCCACCACCGGCCCTACCCGGCCCGCGCCCGCGTGCTCACCGGGGTGGTGCTCGGCATGACGGCCGGACTCGGCATCGCCCTGCTCGCCTCGGCGCTCACCCCCGGCCCCGTCGTCCTGGTGATCGTCGGCGCCCTGCTGGCCGCCGCCCAGAAGACGGTCTGCGAGGCCACGCGCGTCGGCCCGCCCGGGAATGTCGTCGTCACCTTCATCAGTTCCGCCGCCCTGTTCGTCCCGCAGACCCCGAGTCAGGTCCCCGGCCACCTCGCACTCGCCCTCGCCGCCGGAGCCTGGGCCTGGCTCGTCTGCATGGCCCCCGGAGCGCTCCGCCCGCACGGGCCCGAGCGCCGCGCCGTCGCGGCCGCCCTCCGCGCGGCCGCCACCGCCCAGGACGACGGTCACGTCCGTGCCCGCACCGCCGCGCACAACGCCTGGCAGACGCTGCGCACCCCCGGCACCCGCCCCGATCCCACCCGGCGTGCCCTCGAACATCTCCTGATCCACGCGGAGGCCGCCCCGGCCGACGCCGACCAGCTACGCGCCTGGGCCCGAGCCCTGCGCGGCACGGGCCGGGTACCCGAGGTGCCCGTGCCGGAAGGGGCGGACGCGCACGCGGACCGGCGTCCGGGCCCGGACGTCACGCAGCGCACCGGTCCCCAGTCCTTGCCCGGCACGGCACGCGCGCCCAAGCGCACCGCCCCGGAACGACCGGACCCGCGAGCCGATCCGTGCCCGCGACCCGCCACCAAGCACCGCGGCCCCCTGCACCACCTCACCCCCATCGCCACCCGCACCGCCCTCGGCTGCGCCCTCGCCGGTCTGGCCGCCCTGGCCCTCGGAGTCGGCCGTCCCTACTGGGCCCTGGTCACCGCCGCCTCGCTCTTCCAGGCCAACGTCACGCTCACCTGGAGCCGGGGCGTCCAGCGCGTCGTCGGCAACGTCCTCGGCGTCCTCCTCTTCGCCGCGCTCACCCCGCTGACCCGCCTCCACCCGGCCGCCCTCGTGGTGTCCGTCCTGGCCTGCAGCTTCGGCGCCGAGGCGCTCATCGCCCGCAACTACTGGCTCGGCACGGTCTGCGTGACGCCCATGGCGCTGCTCATCACCGAGTTCACCCACCTCCAGGACCCCGGCGTGCTCATCACCCAGCGGGTCCTGGACACCCTGGTCGGCGCCCTGGCCGGACTCGCCGCCGCCGTGGTGGTCACCAACCGCCGGGCGGGGGACCGCGTGACGGACGCCATCACCGCCGCCGAGCACGCTCGCGCGCGCACCGAGCACCTGCTCGGCCACCCCGACCCCGCCCCGCACGCCCTCCCGGCGGCCCGCCGCGCCCTCGCCGCCGCACTGACCGACCTGCGCGCCACGGCCGACACCGCCCAGGGGGAGTGGTGGCAGCGGCCCTTCCCCGCAGAACGCCTCGTGCTCGCCGAGCAGGCCGGACACCGTACGCTCGCCGCTGCGGTACGGCACCGGGGAGCCGCACCCTTGAAGCAGGACTGA
- a CDS encoding MarR family winged helix-turn-helix transcriptional regulator, with protein MTDTGSKHPETAHEGPERADTVASVVRQWRAVHPALDTGPMEVIGRINRCAALLQQAEDAPLRRAGLSRAEFDLLGALRRTGHELTPGELARETFSSGAAVTKRVKQLTGRGLVERRGDTRDRRVSHLRLTDAGRDLVDGILPEQLAYEKVVLSTLAPERQDELSGLLAGLLDGLEGRLGALRG; from the coding sequence ATGACCGACACGGGAAGCAAGCACCCGGAGACGGCGCACGAGGGACCCGAGAGGGCCGACACCGTCGCCTCGGTCGTCCGGCAGTGGCGTGCCGTGCACCCCGCGCTCGACACCGGACCCATGGAGGTCATCGGCCGGATCAACCGCTGCGCCGCGCTCCTCCAGCAGGCCGAGGACGCCCCGCTGCGCCGCGCCGGGCTCAGCCGCGCCGAGTTCGACCTGCTCGGCGCGCTCCGCCGTACCGGCCACGAGCTGACACCGGGGGAGCTGGCACGGGAGACCTTCTCCTCCGGGGCGGCCGTGACCAAGCGCGTCAAGCAGCTCACCGGACGCGGGCTGGTCGAGCGGCGCGGTGACACCCGTGACCGCCGCGTCTCCCACCTCCGCCTCACCGACGCCGGCCGCGACCTCGTGGACGGCATCCTCCCCGAGCAACTCGCCTACGAGAAGGTGGTGTTGTCGACCCTCGCCCCCGAGCGCCAGGACGAGCTGTCCGGCCTGCTCGCCGGCCTCCTCGACGGACTGGAAGGCAGGCTGGGCGCCCTGCGCGGCTGA
- a CDS encoding VOC family protein codes for MVHVLGSRTLIRPTDPDRSRAFYGGQLGLAVHREFGEGPERGTVYFLGGGFLELSGRAEAPLAPSVRLWLQVADAAAAHDELRAEGVEIVRAPVREPWGLIEMWIADPDGIPIVLVEIPADHPLRYRPGI; via the coding sequence ATGGTGCATGTACTGGGCAGCCGGACCCTGATCCGCCCCACGGACCCCGACCGTTCCCGCGCCTTCTACGGAGGGCAGCTCGGGCTCGCCGTCCACCGCGAGTTCGGTGAGGGGCCGGAGCGCGGGACGGTCTACTTCCTCGGCGGCGGCTTCCTGGAACTCTCCGGCCGGGCCGAGGCCCCTCTCGCGCCGTCGGTGCGGCTGTGGCTCCAGGTCGCGGACGCGGCCGCCGCGCACGACGAGCTGCGGGCCGAGGGCGTGGAGATCGTGCGGGCGCCGGTCCGGGAGCCGTGGGGACTGATCGAGATGTGGATCGCCGACCCGGACGGCATCCCGATCGTGCTGGTGGAGATCCCGGCGGACCATCCACTGCGGTACCGGCCCGGCATCTGA
- a CDS encoding GNAT family N-acetyltransferase, protein MDTATGLTFRDATDADVDTLVALVESAYRGDASRAGWTTEADILDGQRTDPEGVLQVIKAADSRLLVVERDDRIVACCQLEHRGAHAYFGMFAVSPTLQGAGLGKAVMTEAERQARTAWGATEMHMTVISVRDDLIGWYERRGYRRTGETTPFPYGDERFGIPRRPDLRFELLVKPLA, encoded by the coding sequence ATGGACACCGCCACCGGACTGACGTTCCGCGACGCCACCGATGCCGACGTGGACACCCTCGTCGCGCTGGTCGAGTCGGCGTACCGGGGAGACGCCAGCCGGGCCGGGTGGACCACCGAGGCGGACATCCTGGACGGGCAGCGCACCGACCCCGAGGGCGTGCTCCAGGTCATCAAGGCCGCCGACAGCAGGCTGCTCGTCGTGGAGCGGGACGACCGGATCGTCGCCTGCTGCCAGCTCGAACACCGGGGCGCCCACGCCTACTTCGGCATGTTCGCGGTCAGCCCCACCCTCCAGGGGGCCGGGCTCGGCAAGGCCGTCATGACGGAGGCGGAGCGGCAGGCGCGTACCGCCTGGGGTGCCACCGAGATGCACATGACGGTGATCTCGGTCCGCGACGACCTGATCGGCTGGTACGAGCGCCGGGGCTACCGCCGTACGGGCGAGACGACCCCGTTCCCGTACGGCGACGAGCGCTTCGGCATTCCGCGCCGCCCCGACCTGCGGTTCGAGCTGCTGGTCAAGCCGCTGGCGTGA
- a CDS encoding glycerophosphodiester phosphodiesterase: MNFLTIGHRGVMGVEPENTLRSFAAAEQAGLDLIELDLHLSKDGALIVMHDAAVDRTTDGTGRIAEKTLAELRALDAGRGERVPVFEEVLDAVSAPLQAEIKDVAAAKALAEVILRRDLVSRVEVISFHDEAIAETARLVPGVRTALVAEHYGPEVVDRAVAAGAATLCLDVRRLTLEVVEKARAAGLRVFAWVVNTQDELRLVRALQLDGATTDLPDIKRTGRFTA; the protein is encoded by the coding sequence TTGAACTTCCTTACCATCGGGCACCGTGGGGTCATGGGGGTCGAGCCCGAGAACACCCTCCGTTCCTTCGCCGCCGCCGAGCAGGCCGGTCTGGACCTGATCGAACTCGATCTGCACCTGAGCAAGGACGGTGCGCTGATCGTCATGCACGACGCCGCGGTGGACCGCACCACGGACGGCACCGGACGGATCGCCGAGAAGACCCTCGCGGAGCTGCGCGCTCTGGACGCGGGGCGCGGCGAGCGGGTGCCGGTGTTCGAAGAGGTCCTGGACGCGGTGAGCGCGCCGCTCCAGGCCGAGATCAAGGACGTGGCGGCCGCGAAGGCGCTCGCGGAGGTGATCCTCCGGCGGGACCTCGTCTCACGGGTGGAGGTCATCTCCTTCCACGACGAGGCGATCGCCGAGACCGCCCGGCTGGTGCCCGGGGTGCGCACCGCGCTGGTCGCGGAGCACTACGGCCCGGAGGTGGTGGACCGCGCGGTCGCGGCCGGCGCGGCGACGCTCTGTCTGGACGTCCGCAGGCTGACGCTGGAGGTCGTGGAGAAGGCGCGCGCGGCGGGTCTGAGGGTCTTCGCCTGGGTGGTGAACACGCAGGACGAGCTGCGGCTGGTGCGCGCCCTCCAACTGGACGGCGCGACCACCGACCTCCCGGACATCAAGCGCACCGGCCGCTTCACGGCGTGA
- a CDS encoding DUF6421 family protein has product MTEILVQAGTEGQVPSLTRVVEHAAWPVLKGAVEQIRPWQSKDGSIDFAAEGAPERAEAEAAVGRVVDAVEELSPLLPHDAEYHRVLVGDLRRWAEGGFEVPDFLDSLLAFQPAANRADGLQHLVVFPMYTQNGNPDRNLEAVVLRMVWPDWLAELERTRYDNPLFCGITFEDFTAGYDTNSAVLFPETIAVREAPERFSWGGIFCDREAARFRRVTDAAVGILGLELPEDIAAMVHDQKRCEEAFVLWDMVHDRTHSHGDLPFDPFMIKQRQPFWMYGLEELRCDLTAFKEAVKLEADGVPQARDVQYAVLFDRMFRFPVTGDRVRNYDGLGGQLLFAYLHKHDVVRWTDNKLAIDWERAPQVTNQLCADIEQLYRDGIDRPKLVHWFAGYELVAGYLSPHPGSKWAKGPDALDLSLPPRKLVDDVLPDEFPLSMFYEALAKKLKNVIAETKGITADGAERIAA; this is encoded by the coding sequence ATGACGGAAATACTTGTGCAGGCCGGTACGGAAGGACAGGTTCCTTCGCTGACCAGGGTGGTCGAGCACGCGGCGTGGCCCGTCCTCAAGGGCGCGGTGGAGCAGATCCGGCCATGGCAGTCGAAGGACGGCTCGATCGACTTCGCCGCCGAGGGCGCCCCCGAGCGGGCCGAGGCCGAGGCGGCGGTGGGCCGGGTCGTGGACGCGGTGGAGGAGCTCTCTCCGCTGCTCCCGCACGACGCCGAGTACCACCGGGTCCTGGTGGGAGACCTGCGCCGCTGGGCCGAGGGCGGCTTCGAGGTGCCGGACTTCCTGGACTCGCTCCTGGCGTTCCAGCCCGCGGCCAATCGCGCGGACGGCCTCCAGCACCTGGTCGTCTTCCCGATGTACACGCAGAACGGCAACCCGGACCGCAATCTCGAGGCGGTCGTGCTGCGCATGGTCTGGCCGGACTGGCTGGCCGAGCTGGAGCGCACCCGGTACGACAACCCGCTGTTCTGCGGCATCACCTTCGAGGACTTCACGGCGGGCTACGACACCAACTCCGCCGTCCTCTTCCCGGAGACCATCGCCGTCCGTGAGGCGCCGGAACGTTTCTCCTGGGGTGGCATCTTCTGCGACCGCGAGGCCGCCCGCTTCCGCCGGGTCACCGACGCGGCCGTCGGCATCCTGGGCCTGGAGCTGCCCGAGGACATCGCCGCGATGGTCCACGACCAGAAGCGCTGCGAAGAGGCGTTCGTGCTCTGGGACATGGTCCACGACCGCACCCACAGCCACGGCGACCTGCCGTTCGACCCGTTCATGATCAAGCAGCGCCAGCCGTTCTGGATGTACGGCCTGGAGGAGCTGCGCTGCGACCTCACCGCCTTCAAGGAGGCCGTGAAGCTGGAGGCGGACGGCGTCCCGCAGGCCCGTGACGTGCAGTACGCGGTGCTCTTCGACCGCATGTTCCGCTTCCCGGTCACCGGCGACCGCGTCCGCAACTACGACGGGCTCGGCGGCCAGCTCCTCTTCGCCTACCTGCACAAGCACGACGTGGTCCGCTGGACCGACAACAAGCTCGCCATCGACTGGGAGCGCGCCCCGCAGGTCACCAACCAGCTCTGCGCCGACATCGAGCAGCTCTACCGCGACGGCATCGACCGCCCCAAGCTGGTGCACTGGTTCGCCGGGTACGAACTCGTCGCCGGTTACCTCTCCCCGCACCCCGGCTCGAAGTGGGCCAAGGGTCCCGACGCCCTCGACCTGAGCCTGCCGCCGCGCAAGCTCGTGGACGACGTGCTCCCGGACGAGTTTCCGCTGAGCATGTTCTATGAGGCGCTGGCCAAGAAGCTGAAGAATGTGATCGCCGAGACCAAGGGCATCACGGCGGACGGCGCGGAGCGGATCGCCGCGTGA
- a CDS encoding SDR family NAD(P)-dependent oxidoreductase, producing the protein MGNGALRGAVIAVAGAGGPAGRATLVRLAEAGATVVGADNDPARLAEAVDAARYANGGATVTGETVDLLDLDSTRAWASGIEKEFGRVDGLVHLVGGWRGGAKFDDTDLADWDLLERLLIRTVQHTSLAFYDALQRAGDGRYLLISAAGASKPTAGNAAYSAAKAAAEAWTLAMADGFRKAGGEEGPKAAAAILVVKALVHDAMRAERPSAKFAGFTDVKELAEAIEGVWSRPATEVNGNRLWLTEKP; encoded by the coding sequence ATGGGGAACGGGGCTCTTCGGGGCGCGGTGATCGCGGTGGCCGGAGCGGGCGGACCCGCGGGACGGGCCACCCTGGTCAGGCTCGCCGAGGCGGGCGCGACCGTGGTCGGCGCCGACAACGACCCGGCCCGCCTGGCGGAGGCCGTGGACGCGGCCCGCTACGCCAACGGAGGCGCCACGGTCACCGGCGAGACGGTCGACCTGCTCGACCTCGACTCCACCCGTGCCTGGGCCTCGGGCATCGAGAAGGAGTTCGGCCGCGTCGACGGCCTGGTCCACCTGGTCGGCGGCTGGCGCGGCGGCGCCAAGTTCGACGACACCGACCTCGCCGACTGGGACCTGCTGGAGAGGCTGCTCATCCGCACCGTCCAGCACACCTCGCTCGCCTTCTACGACGCCCTCCAGCGCGCCGGCGACGGCCGCTACCTGCTGATCAGCGCCGCCGGCGCCTCCAAGCCGACCGCGGGCAACGCCGCGTACTCCGCCGCCAAGGCCGCGGCCGAGGCGTGGACGCTGGCCATGGCCGACGGCTTCCGCAAGGCGGGGGGCGAGGAGGGGCCCAAGGCCGCCGCTGCCATCCTGGTGGTGAAGGCGCTGGTGCACGACGCGATGCGCGCGGAGCGCCCGAGCGCGAAGTTCGCGGGCTTCACGGACGTCAAGGAACTGGCCGAGGCCATCGAGGGCGTCTGGAGCAGGCCCGCCACCGAAGTGAACGGAAACCGTCTGTGGCTGACCGAGAAGCCGTGA
- a CDS encoding threonine aldolase family protein: MNPARTDARRHHDPQVRGFASDNYAGAHPEVLAAVALANGGHQVAYGEDEYTENLQRIIRSHFGATAEAFPVFNGTGANVVALQAVTDRWGAVICAESAHINVDEGGAPERMGGLKLLTVPTPDGKLTPELIDRQAFGWDDEHRAMPQVVSITQSTELGTLYTPDEIRAICEHAHGHGMKVHLDGSRISNAAASLNVPMRAFTNAVGVDILSLGGTKNGALFGEAVVVINQDAVSHMKHLRKLSMQLASKMRFVSVQLEALFAKDLWLRNARHANEMAQRLAEGVRAVHGVEILHPVQANGVFARLPHDVSVRLQKRFRFYFWDEAAGDVRWMCAFDTTEEDVDTFVAALKEEMAR; this comes from the coding sequence GTGAACCCTGCCAGGACCGATGCCCGTCGCCACCACGACCCGCAGGTCCGCGGTTTCGCCAGCGACAACTACGCCGGGGCGCACCCCGAGGTGCTCGCCGCCGTGGCCCTGGCCAACGGCGGCCACCAGGTGGCCTACGGCGAGGACGAGTACACCGAGAACCTGCAGCGGATCATCCGCAGTCACTTCGGCGCCACCGCCGAGGCGTTCCCGGTGTTCAACGGCACCGGCGCCAACGTCGTCGCGCTCCAGGCGGTCACCGACCGCTGGGGCGCGGTGATCTGCGCCGAGAGCGCGCACATCAACGTGGACGAGGGCGGCGCGCCCGAGCGCATGGGCGGGCTCAAGCTGCTCACCGTGCCCACCCCGGACGGCAAGCTCACCCCCGAGCTGATCGACCGGCAGGCGTTCGGCTGGGACGACGAGCACCGGGCGATGCCCCAGGTCGTCTCGATCACCCAGTCCACCGAGCTGGGCACCCTCTACACGCCCGACGAGATCCGCGCGATCTGCGAGCACGCCCACGGGCACGGCATGAAGGTGCACCTGGACGGCTCCCGCATATCCAACGCCGCCGCCTCCCTGAACGTCCCCATGCGGGCGTTCACCAACGCGGTCGGCGTCGACATCCTCTCGCTGGGCGGGACGAAGAACGGTGCGCTGTTCGGCGAGGCGGTCGTCGTCATCAACCAGGACGCCGTCTCGCACATGAAGCACCTGCGCAAGCTGTCCATGCAGCTCGCGTCCAAGATGCGCTTCGTCTCGGTGCAGTTGGAGGCACTGTTCGCCAAGGACCTCTGGCTGCGCAACGCCCGCCACGCCAACGAGATGGCCCAGCGCCTGGCCGAGGGCGTCCGCGCGGTGCACGGGGTGGAGATCCTGCACCCGGTGCAGGCCAACGGCGTCTTCGCCCGGCTCCCGCACGACGTGAGCGTGCGCCTGCAGAAGCGGTTCCGCTTCTACTTCTGGGACGAGGCGGCCGGTGACGTCCGCTGGATGTGCGCCTTCGACACCACGGAGGAGGACGTCGACACCTTCGTGGCGGCGCTCAAGGAGGAGATGGCCCGCTGA